In one window of Bacillales bacterium DNA:
- a CDS encoding Gfo/Idh/MocA family oxidoreductase has protein sequence MTDKLKVGIIGAGGIARGVHIPNYLKCSDRMELVAIADVVRENAERTAGEHGIPNVFSDYEEMLGQVDIDAVSICTPNKFHAPAAIAALNAGCHVLCEKPPAMTADEARQMEQTARENGKILTYGFHYRHAQETEMLKRFVDAGELGDVYAVNVKAVRRRGIPGWGVFTNKELQGGGPLIDIGVHMLDTALYLMGYPEPDTVFGVTYQKLGNKQGVGLFGEWDWENFSIEDMARGMITFKNGASILLETAFAANVKEKDTMNVTLMGENGGADVFPLNIYQEKHGSLIDITPAHLPNKDSYELEIERFVDACLGGTAPISTAEQGVVIQQIIEGLYRSAETGAAVKLGEKAKTGGM, from the coding sequence ATGACAGACAAATTGAAAGTGGGCATTATCGGTGCGGGCGGAATTGCGAGAGGCGTCCACATTCCGAATTATTTAAAGTGCAGCGATCGCATGGAGCTGGTTGCGATCGCGGACGTCGTTCGCGAGAATGCGGAAAGAACTGCAGGGGAGCACGGCATTCCGAATGTGTTTTCCGATTACGAGGAAATGCTCGGTCAGGTGGACATTGATGCGGTTAGCATTTGCACACCGAACAAGTTTCATGCTCCGGCGGCAATTGCTGCGTTGAATGCTGGCTGTCACGTGCTCTGCGAAAAACCGCCGGCGATGACGGCTGACGAAGCACGTCAGATGGAGCAGACGGCCCGCGAAAACGGAAAGATTCTTACGTATGGCTTCCATTATCGTCATGCGCAAGAAACCGAAATGCTGAAGCGGTTCGTCGACGCCGGGGAACTCGGCGACGTGTATGCAGTCAATGTGAAAGCTGTACGGCGCAGAGGCATTCCGGGCTGGGGCGTCTTCACGAACAAAGAATTGCAAGGCGGCGGCCCGCTGATCGACATCGGTGTACATATGTTGGACACCGCGTTGTATTTAATGGGTTACCCGGAGCCGGATACGGTATTTGGAGTGACGTATCAAAAACTCGGAAACAAGCAAGGCGTCGGCTTGTTCGGGGAATGGGATTGGGAGAATTTCTCGATCGAAGACATGGCGCGAGGCATGATTACGTTCAAAAATGGAGCTTCGATCCTGCTGGAAACGGCTTTTGCAGCCAATGTAAAAGAAAAGGATACGATGAACGTCACGCTGATGGGCGAAAACGGAGGCGCGGACGTATTCCCGTTGAACATTTATCAAGAGAAACACGGATCGCTCATTGACATAACGCCAGCTCATCTTCCTAACAAAGACAGCTACGAGTTGGAAATCGAACGTTTCGTTGACGCATGTCTCGGCGGAACGGCGCCGATCAGCACGGCCGAGCAAGGCGTAGTCATCCAACAAATCATCGAAGGGTTGTATCGTTCAGCCGAGACGGGCGCAGCCGTCAAGCTCGGGGAAAAAGCAAAAACCGGAGGGATGTAA
- a CDS encoding Gfo/Idh/MocA family oxidoreductase, with protein sequence MIGYQFMGKAHTHAYRDVPFYFGSDTEPVLKAIAGRREEAVKQAAEEMGWQSYETDWRRLLERDDIDLIDIVTPNNTHAEMAIAALEAGKHVLCEKPLAMTVEEARRMAEAAEKNGVVHMVSHNYRFAPAVQYAKQLIAEGRLGRIYHIRAQYLQDWIMDPSFPLVWRLRKEVTGSGALGDIGAHIIDLARFLIGEFSEVSSTMETFIKQRPLGEMSGGLNAESEGGAFGEVDVDDASAFLARFENGALGVFEATRFAAGNRNGNRFEINGEKGSVRWDLENMNNLDVYFTDDEPGQQGFRTIHCTEEQHPYAGRYWPAGHIIGYEHTFINLIHELLQGIEKGDSPAPNFVDGLRNQIVLDAVERSAQERKWVDIKHS encoded by the coding sequence ATGATCGGCTACCAGTTTATGGGCAAAGCGCATACTCATGCTTATCGTGACGTGCCGTTTTATTTTGGGAGCGACACGGAGCCGGTGCTGAAAGCCATTGCCGGACGCCGCGAGGAGGCGGTAAAGCAAGCCGCAGAAGAAATGGGCTGGCAATCCTATGAAACCGATTGGAGACGGCTGCTCGAGAGGGATGATATTGATTTAATCGATATCGTGACGCCGAATAATACGCATGCGGAAATGGCGATTGCGGCTTTGGAAGCCGGGAAGCATGTGCTGTGCGAGAAGCCGTTGGCAATGACGGTGGAAGAAGCCAGGCGGATGGCAGAGGCGGCCGAGAAAAACGGTGTCGTCCACATGGTATCCCACAATTACCGGTTTGCTCCGGCGGTTCAATATGCGAAGCAATTGATCGCCGAAGGCCGGCTGGGAAGAATTTATCACATCCGCGCGCAATATTTGCAAGATTGGATCATGGATCCTTCGTTTCCGCTCGTTTGGCGCTTGCGCAAAGAGGTCACCGGTTCAGGTGCGCTCGGTGATATCGGCGCCCACATCATCGATCTTGCACGCTTCTTGATTGGTGAGTTTTCGGAAGTGTCGAGCACGATGGAAACTTTCATCAAGCAGCGCCCGCTTGGGGAAATGAGCGGCGGGCTGAACGCCGAATCCGAAGGAGGCGCGTTCGGTGAAGTGGACGTCGACGACGCATCGGCGTTTCTGGCGCGCTTTGAAAATGGCGCGCTCGGCGTATTCGAGGCGACCCGGTTTGCTGCAGGCAACCGAAACGGGAACCGTTTTGAAATTAACGGGGAAAAAGGTTCGGTTCGCTGGGATCTTGAGAATATGAATAATTTGGACGTCTATTTCACCGACGATGAACCAGGACAGCAAGGGTTCCGCACGATTCATTGCACGGAAGAACAACATCCTTATGCGGGTCGTTATTGGCCGGCTGGTCACATTATCGGCTACGAGCATACATTCATTAACTTAATTCATGAACTGCTCCAAGGCATTGAAAAAGGCGATTCGCCGGCACCGAATTTTGTAGATGGTTTGCGTAACCAAATCGTGTTGGATGCGGTGGAACGTTCAGCGCAGGAAAGAAAATGGGTGGACATCAAGCATTCGTAG
- a CDS encoding ThuA domain-containing protein — protein MRVTVWNENRHEQSNPEVSRIYPEGIHGTIAGFLQEAGIDAKTATLDEPEHGLSEEVLRETDVLLWWGHVAHEEVSDEVVERVRQRVLDGMGLLVLHSGHFSKIFKRLMGTSCDLKWREAGEKERLWVVDPSHPITEGVGQYFELEHEEMYGEHFDIPKPDELLFVSWFGGGEVFRSGCTFRRGQGKIFYFRPGHETHPTYHQPNVQQVIVNAVRWLKPTTESKPTYGNAQPLEQIL, from the coding sequence ATGAGAGTCACCGTTTGGAACGAAAATCGCCATGAGCAAAGCAATCCCGAGGTGAGCCGAATTTATCCGGAAGGCATTCACGGAACAATCGCCGGATTTTTGCAAGAAGCCGGCATTGACGCCAAAACGGCTACGCTTGACGAACCGGAGCACGGATTGAGCGAAGAAGTGTTGCGCGAAACCGATGTATTGCTATGGTGGGGGCACGTCGCCCATGAAGAGGTTAGCGACGAAGTCGTTGAACGCGTGCGTCAACGGGTGTTGGACGGCATGGGACTACTCGTGCTGCATTCCGGCCATTTTTCGAAAATATTTAAGCGATTGATGGGGACTTCCTGTGATTTAAAATGGCGGGAAGCCGGCGAAAAAGAGCGGCTTTGGGTCGTCGACCCGTCCCACCCGATTACGGAAGGCGTCGGACAATATTTTGAACTCGAGCACGAAGAAATGTATGGGGAACATTTTGACATTCCAAAACCTGATGAATTGTTGTTCGTCAGTTGGTTCGGCGGTGGAGAAGTATTCCGCAGCGGATGTACGTTCCGGCGCGGTCAAGGAAAGATTTTTTATTTTCGGCCCGGCCACGAAACACATCCCACGTACCATCAACCAAATGTTCAACAGGTGATCGTCAATGCGGTTCGCTGGCTGAAACCAACGACCGAATCGAAACCGACGTACGGCAATGCGCAACCGTTGGAACAAATTCTTTAA
- a CDS encoding carbohydrate ABC transporter permease — MEKKASPLFYAFLILFAFVIMFPFLWVFLSSLKPPSELFGVNAFDPFADNPTLANYKHVFLDHPFLDYLKNSFVVAGVTTAYTVFTASFAAYAIARLQFRGKAIILGLALSVSMFPQIATVAPIFRILLNVGLTNSYLGLIIPYTVITLPLSIWILVTFFRKIPYDLEESAKIDGASLMQTYWRIIFPLAVPGLFTTAILVFIAAWNEFLYAYTINTAPAYRTVPVGISLFQGRFTIPWGGLSAATVVVTVPLVILVLIFQRRIVSGLTSGSVKE; from the coding sequence ATGGAGAAAAAAGCAAGTCCTTTGTTTTACGCGTTTTTAATCCTGTTTGCCTTTGTGATCATGTTCCCGTTTTTGTGGGTGTTTTTAAGCTCGCTTAAACCGCCTTCGGAATTGTTCGGGGTAAACGCATTCGATCCGTTTGCTGACAATCCGACGCTGGCCAACTACAAACATGTATTTTTGGACCACCCGTTTTTGGATTACTTGAAAAACAGCTTTGTCGTGGCCGGAGTTACGACGGCTTACACCGTTTTCACTGCCTCGTTTGCGGCATACGCGATTGCCCGGCTGCAGTTTCGCGGCAAAGCGATCATCCTCGGACTGGCCTTGTCGGTTTCGATGTTTCCGCAAATCGCGACGGTGGCCCCGATCTTTCGAATATTATTAAACGTCGGCTTGACGAACAGTTATCTCGGGTTAATCATTCCGTACACGGTGATTACTTTGCCGTTGTCGATATGGATTTTGGTCACCTTCTTCCGTAAAATTCCTTACGATCTCGAAGAGTCTGCCAAGATCGACGGAGCGTCTTTGATGCAAACGTATTGGCGGATCATATTCCCGCTCGCTGTGCCCGGACTGTTTACGACGGCCATCCTCGTGTTCATCGCTGCTTGGAATGAATTTTTATATGCGTATACGATCAATACGGCGCCTGCATATCGGACGGTTCCGGTCGGCATATCTTTGTTTCAAGGACGATTTACGATTCCATGGGGCGGGCTTTCCGCCGCCACTGTCGTCGTGACGGTTCCGCTCGTGATCCTTGTGCTCATTTTTCAGCGCCGAATCGTTTCCGGCTTAACGTCCGGATCGGTTAAAGAATGA
- a CDS encoding sugar ABC transporter permease, whose protein sequence is MIAPSLLLILIIAIYPVFQSFYYSLFDLRLNEPTKSSTHLNYELNLYVYLQYEPFLVDGLDKQIKTASAPVKQKLQNVKEELTELDDQIKEDAGEAYQKVYKMFMNYETPSDELSLVEISGETASEFQKTIADLNEKLSTLEAKKTTDDLKQIAELASGLEGAIIEPNFIGLDHYWTTFSNDRTWHALWHTFLFTIISVAAEFLFGFAIALVINKAFFGRGLMRATVLIPWAIPTAVSAMMWSYLYDGQNGIVAKFFETIGIVPDMATLMTTDVGAMFAVILVDVWKTTPFMALLLLAGLQVIPKNLYEAAAIDGASKAKQFFQVTLPLMKSSILVALLFRTLEAFRVFDLVFVLTGGGPGNSTEMISGYSYRVLFSQQNFGLGSALAIIVFLCVALISIIYIKFLGSDLLSDSSKT, encoded by the coding sequence ATGATTGCGCCGTCGTTGCTTTTGATCTTGATTATCGCGATCTACCCGGTCTTTCAATCTTTTTATTATAGTTTGTTCGATCTGCGTTTGAACGAACCGACGAAATCTTCGACTCATTTAAACTATGAGCTTAATTTATACGTATATTTGCAATACGAACCGTTTTTGGTGGACGGCCTGGATAAACAAATCAAGACGGCATCAGCTCCAGTGAAGCAGAAACTTCAGAACGTTAAAGAAGAGCTGACGGAATTGGACGATCAGATAAAGGAAGATGCCGGGGAGGCCTATCAAAAGGTTTATAAGATGTTTATGAACTACGAAACGCCTTCGGACGAACTCTCGCTCGTTGAAATCAGCGGAGAAACGGCATCCGAGTTTCAAAAGACGATCGCTGATTTAAACGAAAAACTATCAACCTTGGAAGCTAAAAAAACGACCGACGATTTGAAGCAGATTGCCGAACTTGCATCCGGGTTGGAAGGCGCCATCATCGAACCGAATTTTATCGGCCTCGATCATTACTGGACGACATTTTCCAACGATCGGACATGGCATGCGTTATGGCATACGTTTCTATTCACTATCATCAGCGTAGCTGCTGAATTTTTATTCGGATTCGCGATTGCCCTTGTCATCAACAAAGCGTTTTTCGGCAGAGGGCTCATGCGTGCGACAGTTTTAATTCCGTGGGCGATTCCGACAGCCGTCAGTGCGATGATGTGGAGTTATCTTTATGACGGTCAGAACGGAATCGTGGCAAAGTTCTTTGAAACGATCGGTATTGTTCCTGACATGGCGACTTTGATGACGACGGATGTCGGTGCAATGTTTGCCGTCATTTTAGTCGACGTTTGGAAAACGACACCGTTCATGGCGTTGTTGCTGCTGGCAGGATTGCAAGTCATTCCGAAAAACTTGTATGAGGCCGCAGCCATTGATGGAGCGAGCAAAGCGAAGCAGTTTTTCCAAGTGACATTGCCTTTGATGAAATCGAGTATCTTGGTAGCGCTCTTGTTCCGTACGTTGGAAGCTTTCCGTGTATTCGACCTCGTCTTCGTCTTAACGGGTGGAGGACCCGGCAATTCCACGGAAATGATTTCGGGGTATTCGTACAGGGTGCTGTTTTCGCAGCAAAACTTCGGCCTCGGTTCGGCGCTGGCGATTATCGTCTTCCTTTGCGTCGCGTTGATTTCAATCATTTACATTAAATTTCTCGGTTCCGATTTGCTGTCGGACAGTTCGAAGACGTAG
- a CDS encoding ABC transporter substrate-binding protein, with product MRTKWMKLFVLALALVTALAACGSNSTKTSSGDNNGESNNESSENTGTDTSGEDQGSDKKVTIVWAHGKDETDTTQKLIEAFEKKYPNITVDYRELPNNSGKQHDLYVTQLNAKSSEIDVFNLDVVWPAEFAQAGYLLPLDRFAQQDGYDLSIYNQGALSAAKFKGKQWALPLFTDVGLLFYRKDIVKTPPKTWDELMEMAKKYKGEKGTKFGYVYQAKQYEGLVCNIIEYVASYGGQFVKDGKVVADSEDTIQGIEKMAEITQSDFVPKNITTFTEPETNQAFINGQAVFARNWPYMWETSNDESASEVAGKVGVAPLPKGDAGIASALGGWMVGINKYSEHKQAAWKLVKFISGPEGQKIRAIEGGKIPTIPSVLEDEEVLEANPFFAKEGFQTAVNHAVARPVAANYQKISSDIQIQISKAISGEISAKEAATKLQSQLTADMSK from the coding sequence ATGCGTACAAAATGGATGAAGCTTTTTGTATTGGCCCTTGCCTTAGTGACGGCATTGGCTGCTTGCGGGTCGAATTCAACAAAGACATCGTCAGGGGATAACAACGGCGAAAGCAACAACGAATCAAGTGAGAATACAGGTACTGATACTTCCGGAGAAGATCAAGGTTCTGACAAGAAAGTAACGATCGTTTGGGCGCACGGAAAAGATGAAACCGATACGACGCAAAAGCTGATCGAAGCTTTCGAAAAGAAATATCCGAACATAACGGTCGATTACCGCGAATTGCCAAACAATTCGGGCAAGCAGCATGACCTTTACGTAACGCAACTGAATGCCAAATCTTCGGAGATTGATGTATTCAATCTTGACGTTGTATGGCCGGCGGAATTTGCGCAAGCAGGTTACTTGCTTCCGCTCGACCGGTTCGCCCAACAGGACGGCTATGATTTGAGCATTTACAACCAAGGGGCGCTGAGTGCCGCCAAGTTTAAAGGAAAGCAATGGGCTTTGCCGTTGTTTACTGACGTCGGCCTTCTGTTTTACCGGAAAGATATCGTCAAGACTCCGCCGAAAACGTGGGACGAACTCATGGAAATGGCGAAAAAGTACAAAGGGGAAAAAGGCACGAAATTCGGCTATGTGTATCAGGCAAAACAATATGAAGGACTTGTCTGTAACATCATTGAATATGTAGCCTCTTACGGCGGACAATTCGTGAAGGACGGCAAGGTCGTCGCTGACAGCGAAGATACGATTCAAGGCATTGAAAAAATGGCTGAAATTACGCAATCCGATTTCGTACCGAAAAACATCACTACTTTCACGGAACCGGAGACTAACCAGGCGTTTATTAACGGTCAAGCTGTGTTTGCCCGCAACTGGCCGTACATGTGGGAAACCTCGAACGACGAGTCGGCTTCCGAAGTTGCTGGAAAAGTCGGCGTAGCCCCGCTGCCGAAAGGCGATGCAGGCATTGCGTCAGCACTCGGCGGATGGATGGTCGGCATCAACAAGTATTCCGAGCATAAGCAAGCCGCATGGAAATTAGTAAAATTCATTTCCGGTCCGGAAGGGCAAAAGATTCGCGCCATTGAAGGCGGCAAAATTCCGACGATCCCTTCGGTCTTGGAAGATGAAGAAGTGTTGGAAGCGAATCCGTTCTTCGCGAAAGAAGGATTCCAAACGGCGGTCAACCATGCTGTAGCCCGTCCGGTCGCTGCCAACTACCAGAAGATTTCGAGCGATATTCAAATTCAAATTTCGAAAGCGATCAGCGGTGAAATTTCGGCGAAGGAAGCTGCGACGAAATTACAAAGCCAGCTGACAGCGGACATGAGCAAATAA
- a CDS encoding LacI family DNA-binding transcriptional regulator, whose translation MATIGDVAKLAGLSRATVSRVINNHPYVTEEKKKLVVDAMEQLGYVPNSIAQQLRRQTVTTVAVIVPRISNPFFSLLVEAMEREAARQGFQLIVCQTQMDKHRELEYLGWLRKKQIGGIIFASTENRWEEIKDYASFGPVVFCNEYPDHTDVPIIGLDQFEGGYLGTRHLIEKGHRRIAYCGGSDSVTNIRERKKGFDHALQEENLFFDEQWSFSGVYDSFDGQRVFREIMKLSPRPTAVFTGSDQVAAGMIKEARSQGVRVPDAFAVIGFDDQPIAELMDPTITTVYQPVEEMGRRTMELMIRIISEGHPSEQASAGLSLRVVEREST comes from the coding sequence ATGGCTACGATTGGAGATGTCGCAAAACTTGCCGGCTTGTCAAGGGCAACCGTATCAAGAGTGATCAACAATCATCCTTACGTCACCGAAGAAAAGAAAAAACTCGTCGTCGACGCGATGGAACAGCTCGGATACGTTCCGAATTCCATTGCACAGCAGTTGCGGAGACAGACCGTCACGACGGTGGCTGTCATTGTCCCGCGAATTTCCAACCCTTTTTTCAGTCTTCTCGTTGAGGCGATGGAACGTGAAGCGGCACGACAAGGGTTTCAATTGATCGTTTGCCAAACGCAAATGGATAAGCACCGCGAATTGGAGTATTTAGGATGGCTTCGCAAGAAGCAAATCGGCGGCATCATTTTTGCTTCTACCGAAAACCGGTGGGAAGAAATCAAAGATTACGCGAGTTTCGGGCCGGTCGTGTTTTGCAACGAATATCCGGACCATACCGATGTGCCGATCATCGGGCTTGACCAATTCGAAGGCGGATATCTGGGCACCCGTCATCTCATTGAGAAGGGGCACCGGAGAATTGCTTATTGTGGAGGCAGCGACAGCGTGACCAATATTCGTGAACGGAAAAAAGGGTTTGACCATGCGCTGCAGGAAGAGAACTTGTTTTTCGATGAGCAGTGGTCGTTTTCCGGCGTATACGACAGTTTCGACGGGCAAAGGGTCTTCAGGGAAATAATGAAACTCTCGCCTCGTCCGACGGCCGTTTTCACGGGGAGCGATCAAGTGGCGGCAGGAATGATCAAGGAAGCTCGAAGCCAAGGTGTTCGGGTTCCTGATGCGTTTGCGGTGATCGGATTTGACGATCAGCCGATCGCGGAATTGATGGATCCGACGATCACGACGGTATACCAGCCGGTAGAGGAAATGGGAAGACGGACAATGGAATTGATGATTCGCATCATCAGTGAAGGGCATCCGTCGGAGCAAGCCAGCGCGGGGCTTTCGCTTCGCGTAGTGGAACGAGAATCCACGTAA
- a CDS encoding sigma-70 family RNA polymerase sigma factor, whose protein sequence is MDQDSINSIPEGCDRRQVNDSETVVVALMEKYGSDLKKLAFTYVRDWEKAEDIVQDVFIACYENLNDFRGDSTFKTWLFRITVNRCKDWLKSWPFRHIHLGKPAFEQELASADALPERETVKADENRKLAEKVMALPLKYKEVIILHYYSGLKTEEVAESLKTKANTVRTRLRRARALLKKMYEEDGCHGKSIE, encoded by the coding sequence ATGGATCAAGACTCGATCAATTCCATTCCGGAAGGGTGTGACCGGCGGCAGGTGAACGATTCGGAAACCGTCGTTGTCGCTCTTATGGAAAAATACGGATCCGATTTGAAAAAGTTAGCCTTTACCTACGTCCGTGATTGGGAAAAGGCAGAAGACATCGTTCAAGACGTTTTCATTGCCTGTTATGAAAACTTAAACGACTTTCGCGGCGATTCCACGTTCAAAACGTGGTTATTCCGGATTACCGTGAATCGATGTAAAGATTGGCTGAAATCGTGGCCGTTCCGTCATATACACCTTGGTAAACCGGCATTTGAACAGGAGTTGGCGAGTGCCGACGCTTTGCCGGAGCGGGAAACGGTAAAAGCCGATGAAAACCGGAAATTGGCGGAAAAGGTTATGGCTTTGCCGTTGAAGTATAAAGAGGTCATCATCTTGCATTATTATTCCGGGTTGAAAACCGAGGAAGTGGCGGAATCGTTGAAAACGAAAGCGAATACGGTGCGAACCCGGCTGCGGCGCGCACGCGCACTGCTGAAAAAAATGTACGAGGAGGACGGGTGCCATGGAAAATCAATTGAATGA
- a CDS encoding carbohydrate ABC transporter permease encodes MSSKNVLYVFLIGYGIVTLLPFLWALASSFKTFAEVSNGSVSLIPHPFTLSNYEKIFVEEELFPRWLLNSLFIASVGTLLNLIFNSMCGYALARLRFPGRAGMFYAVLAVLMIPFQVTMIPLYLILSQLGWLNTYQGMIVPVMVNATFIFMMRQFFVNFPKELEESAEMDGLSKFGTFFRIVLPLAKPALAAQAIFVFMAIWNDFMRPLIILSDNEMFTLPLGLNQFKGQHYSYWNLIMAASMVFTLPVLAIYAFFNKFFIKGISFTGGKF; translated from the coding sequence ATGAGCAGCAAAAATGTATTGTACGTTTTCCTTATCGGTTACGGCATTGTCACGCTTTTGCCGTTTCTGTGGGCGCTCGCTTCCTCGTTTAAAACGTTTGCGGAAGTTTCCAACGGCTCTGTGAGCTTGATTCCGCATCCATTCACGCTTTCAAACTATGAAAAAATTTTCGTCGAAGAAGAGTTGTTTCCGCGTTGGCTTCTCAACAGTTTGTTCATTGCCAGCGTCGGCACGTTGTTAAATTTAATTTTCAATTCGATGTGCGGTTACGCGCTTGCACGATTACGATTCCCCGGGCGGGCAGGGATGTTTTACGCCGTGTTGGCTGTGTTGATGATTCCGTTTCAAGTAACGATGATTCCGTTGTATTTGATCTTATCGCAACTCGGCTGGTTGAATACGTATCAAGGGATGATTGTTCCAGTCATGGTTAATGCCACGTTTATTTTCATGATGCGGCAATTTTTCGTGAATTTCCCGAAGGAACTTGAGGAATCTGCGGAAATGGACGGACTGAGCAAGTTCGGCACGTTTTTTCGGATTGTCTTGCCGCTGGCGAAACCTGCGCTTGCCGCTCAAGCGATCTTCGTATTCATGGCGATTTGGAATGACTTCATGAGACCGTTGATCATTTTGTCGGACAACGAGATGTTCACGTTGCCGCTTGGGTTGAATCAATTCAAAGGACAACATTACAGTTACTGGAACTTAATCATGGCGGCCTCAATGGTCTTTACGTTGCCGGTTCTCGCCATCTATGCGTTTTTCAATAAGTTTTTCATTAAAGGGATTTCTTTCACCGGAGGAAAATTTTAA
- a CDS encoding sugar ABC transporter permease — MFSKKAREAGQGYLFVLPAALTILVFILIPIFYALFLSFNDVELLGGTHFDFAGWKNYENIFDDTRTKIAFLNTAKYVAIVVPCQTILALFLAAMLNTGLKGQSFFRVLFFLPTLTSSAVLTLIFMWMYNKYGLINYLLSSVGLPTYNWIGNPDIALYSIMIMNIWSTAPFFMVIYLAALQDIPDSLYEAAELDGAGPAKKFMHITVPMLRPITSFVIIMGIIGTFQLFDQSYIFSNGSGGPNNSTLTVVLLIYQYAFKSLGTMGFAAAIAFVLALVIFLATVLQRKFSKEESVF; from the coding sequence ATGTTCAGCAAGAAAGCGAGAGAAGCCGGTCAAGGTTACTTGTTCGTCTTGCCCGCCGCCTTGACGATTCTTGTTTTTATCCTGATCCCGATTTTTTATGCATTGTTTCTTTCTTTCAACGATGTTGAATTGCTCGGCGGCACCCATTTTGATTTTGCCGGATGGAAGAACTATGAAAATATTTTCGATGATACGCGGACGAAAATCGCTTTCTTGAACACGGCCAAATATGTGGCTATCGTTGTTCCGTGCCAAACGATTCTTGCTCTGTTCCTGGCGGCGATGCTGAATACGGGCTTGAAGGGGCAAAGCTTTTTTCGGGTGCTGTTCTTTTTGCCAACGCTTACTTCTTCCGCCGTGTTGACGTTAATTTTTATGTGGATGTACAACAAATACGGACTCATCAACTATTTGTTAAGCTCTGTCGGTTTGCCCACGTACAACTGGATCGGCAACCCGGACATCGCTTTGTATTCGATTATGATAATGAACATCTGGTCGACGGCTCCGTTTTTTATGGTGATTTATCTTGCCGCGCTGCAAGATATTCCCGATAGTCTTTACGAGGCCGCGGAATTGGACGGTGCGGGTCCTGCGAAGAAATTCATGCATATTACGGTTCCGATGCTGCGACCGATTACTTCTTTCGTCATTATCATGGGTATCATTGGCACCTTTCAGTTGTTCGATCAATCGTACATTTTCTCAAACGGATCCGGCGGGCCAAACAATTCAACGTTGACCGTCGTCCTGCTCATTTATCAATATGCTTTCAAATCGCTGGGAACGATGGGATTTGCGGCAGCGATTGCGTTTGTGCTGGCATTGGTCATTTTCCTGGCAACCGTGCTTCAGCGGAAATTCTCCAAGGAAGAGTCCGTGTTTTAA